The Caldanaerobius fijiensis DSM 17918 genomic sequence TCTAATAGCATATCTTTTGCTAGCCACGGCAAATTAAGTCTGTAATAAATTAATGCTTTAAGAAAACGCGGTAAATCTTTATCTTGATCATCACTCGTATTTAACGCATTTTCAATATACTTTAAAGTATCTTTAATATTTCCAATGCTCATATTTTCAACTGCCAGCATAGAAAATAAAAAGCAATTTTGTTCGTCTTCTTTGATGGTACGCTCCATTGCATAAATTCTATCCAATCTTTTTTTAAACTCATTTTTATTGTACAGTGGACCGAAATGCTCTATAAATTGTGGGCTCCTGCCGATTTTCATCCCATTTTTTAACACGCTATGTGTAACCGTTGGATGATATATGGCATCATTATACCTTATTTTATCATTTATCCTTATAACTTTTGGAGAAAATGTGGTAACCCATCGTCCATATCCTATGTAATTAATAACTGAAAGCCTGATAGCTCCCACATTTTCAGGAGTATCAATTAGTTCTTGTTTAATCTTTTGAACTCTCCGGTGATATTTCCTCATCGGTATCTAATGTCAATATCCAATCACATGAACAATTTTCTAAATATATATTTCTACGCACATATTCGGGTCCATCGAAAAAAAATATTTTGCATCCATATTCTTCACTTACTCGCATAAACTCATATAGTATACCTTTATTAGGTCTATCCAGTACTATTATCTTTTCATCAAATAAA encodes the following:
- a CDS encoding glycosyltransferase family protein, whose protein sequence is MALKLALGLIAKDEISVVSNKLKSIGNLFDEKIIVLDRPNKGILYEFMRVSEEYGCKIFFFDGPEYVRRNIYLENCSCDWILTLDTDEEISPESSKD